The Nocardia sp. NBC_01329 sequence GAATTCGTCGTCGGCCTCGGGCAGTTCACGTTCCTTGACCGAACCGAGGGTCACCGTGATGACGGCTTCCCGGCCGGCGTGGTCGCCCGCGACCAGGGTGGAGGTGAACTCCTTGGACTCTCCGGCCGACAGCCCGATCAGGCTCTCGTCCAGGCCCTCGATGAGCTGACCGGACCCGACCTCGTGCGACAGACCGGTGGTCGCGGCCTCCGGCACCTCGTCACCGTCGACGGTGGCGGACAGATCGATGGAGACGAAATCGCCGTCCTGGACGGCACGCTCGACACTGTTCAGGGTGCCGAAACGCTGGCGCAGCGACTGCAGCTGCTCATCGATATCGGCATCGGTGATCTCGAGGGCATCCACCGTCACGGTGATGGTGCTGTAGTCCTCGGGCAGGGTGATCTCCGGCCGGACATCCACCTCGGCGGTGAAAGCCAGCTCCTGGCCGTCCTCGATCTTGGTGATCTCGATCTCCGGCTGGCCGATGACCTTCACGTCGGAGGTGGTGACGGCCTCGCTGTAGCGGCCGGGCAGGGCGTCGTTGACGACCTGCTCCAGGACCGCGCCACGGCCCAGGCGCGCCTCGAGCAGCTTGGCCGGCGCCTTGCCCGGACGGAAGCCGGGAATGCGCACCTGCTTGGCCAGGGCCTTGTAGGCGCGATCGAAGTCCGGCTTCAGCTCCTCGAAGGGCACCTCGACATTGATCCGGACCCGGGTCGGGCTCAGCTGCTCGACGGTGCTCTTCACGGACATGCTCCTCGTTCTCGTCGGTTCGTTTTCGCCGGCCCGCACGATATCCGTGCTGGTGGCCGGGTGATTGCGCGTGGTCTGGCGACGACGCGCGGGTACGCGCCCTCGGCGTACCGTCCGAAGCGGCGAGCACCTGCGGTTTCACGCGCTCGGGATACGCATCCCGACCAGGGTAGTTGACCGGGCTGGACGCCGGTCACCCGGTGGGTGCGCAGCTGTGACGCGCGGTCGGCGCCGGAAACTCAGTTCTGCGGAACGGCCACCGCGTCGGTGACGAACACCAGCGTTTCGTTCGGCTTCACCCCGTTGCCCCCGGCTCCGTAACCCAGGTCGGGCGGGACGATCAGCAACCGCCGGGCACCCTGCTGGACCCCCTCGAGGCCCTGTTCCCATCCGGGGATCACCATTCCGTCGCCGAGGGTGAGTTCGAAGGGTTCGCCGCGATCGAACGACGAGTCGAGCTGTTGTCGGTCCGACCAGGTGACCAGCGCGTAGTTCATGGTCAGCTGCTGTCCGGAGGCCGCACCGGGTCCGGATCCCGGGACCAGATCCTTGACCACCAGTTGTTTCGGCGGGTCGCAGTCGTCGGGAATGGTGATCTGCGGGACCTCGCCGAAGCCTCCTTTCACCTCGATATCGTCGGCCACGCATTCGCGGCCTTTCGATTCGGAGGGTGCGACCTGTCCGCCCGGCTGATCGGCCGCCGTGCTGGTTGTCGCGGTACCGCCGGTGTCGTCCGAGCCGCAGCCGGTGAGGCCGAACGCGGCCGCGCCGACGGCGGCGACAGCGATGATCCTGCCGATTGTCTGCATGCGCCGCACCCTACCGCCGCCGCATCGGACACTCGGGCGCGACGACTTCTTTCGTGTGGAGGTGATCGGGTCCGCGGTCGGGGCGAGCATCGCGGTGCGGTCGCCGGGTCTGTCCGTGCGCGAGCGCACCGCGTCTGTCCGTGCGCGAGCGCACCGCCGTCGAGACATATCGCGGCACACCTCCAGCTATCGTGGTGTCTGCCCGCGCTCGGCGTGCGGGCAGCCCGGTGCGACCACGACCTCCAGGAGGTTCGGCGTATGACGCAGTTGGCGAGTGCAGGTGGGGATACCGGAGCCGACAATATGGGCGGTGACGGTGCGGAATCCGTCGCACCCGAGCCCTATGTGCTGTCGACGACGGCATCGGGTCCGTTGGATCCCGACGAGCT is a genomic window containing:
- the tig gene encoding trigger factor, producing the protein MKSTVEQLSPTRVRINVEVPFEELKPDFDRAYKALAKQVRIPGFRPGKAPAKLLEARLGRGAVLEQVVNDALPGRYSEAVTTSDVKVIGQPEIEITKIEDGQELAFTAEVDVRPEITLPEDYSTITVTVDALEITDADIDEQLQSLRQRFGTLNSVERAVQDGDFVSIDLSATVDGDEVPEAATTGLSHEVGSGQLIEGLDESLIGLSAGESKEFTSTLVAGDHAGREAVITVTLGSVKERELPEADDEFAQLASEFDTIDELKDDLRSRVERVKKVQQAGDIRDKVLEQLLDSVEVPLPEAVVKAEIDAVEHDAIHGFDHDEAKFAEALEEQGSSREEFDADTKEAAEKSVKTQLLLDAVAEAEGTQVGQEELTERILFQAQRYGMAPEQFIQQVQQAGQLGAVFADVRRGKALAEVVGRVTVTDSEGNKVDTDEMFGNAKESDAADEATEDSADEE
- a CDS encoding FKBP-type peptidyl-prolyl cis-trans isomerase; translated protein: MQTIGRIIAVAAVGAAAFGLTGCGSDDTGGTATTSTAADQPGGQVAPSESKGRECVADDIEVKGGFGEVPQITIPDDCDPPKQLVVKDLVPGSGPGAASGQQLTMNYALVTWSDRQQLDSSFDRGEPFELTLGDGMVIPGWEQGLEGVQQGARRLLIVPPDLGYGAGGNGVKPNETLVFVTDAVAVPQN